One Paraglaciecola mesophila genomic region harbors:
- a CDS encoding beta-ketoacyl-ACP synthase III, producing MNSRIIGTGSYYPSDVRTNADLSLMVDTSDEWITDRTGIKERRIIGEHETAATMGAEASKKALEAAGIDAKSLDMIVCATTSGRYALPSTACEIQKALDIDGIPAFDVAAACAGYCYALSVADQYIKSGMAKRILVVGTDCLSRMISPEDRTMVILFGDAAGATIIEASEEPGILSTHIHAAGSYGDLLAIGNPTRGDELSIHENWGTMKGNEVFRVAVTKLSEVVEETLAANNMQKSELDWLVPHQANFRIIKATAKKLDMSLDQVVLTLERYGNTSAATVPTALDEAIRDGRIKRGQNLLLEAFGGGFAWASALVRY from the coding sequence ATGAATTCTAGAATAATTGGTACCGGTAGTTACTATCCAAGCGACGTGCGCACCAACGCAGATTTGTCCTTGATGGTTGATACCTCAGACGAGTGGATAACGGACCGTACGGGTATTAAAGAACGCCGTATCATCGGCGAGCACGAAACGGCCGCCACTATGGGTGCTGAAGCGAGTAAAAAAGCGCTAGAAGCAGCGGGAATTGACGCTAAATCTTTGGACATGATTGTGTGTGCCACAACCAGTGGGCGCTATGCGTTACCCAGTACTGCCTGTGAAATTCAAAAAGCGCTAGACATTGATGGCATTCCTGCATTTGATGTTGCCGCTGCATGTGCTGGCTACTGCTATGCGTTGAGTGTTGCAGATCAATATATTAAATCCGGTATGGCAAAGCGTATTCTGGTGGTAGGCACAGACTGTTTAAGCCGGATGATAAGTCCTGAAGATCGTACCATGGTGATCTTATTTGGTGACGCGGCGGGTGCTACGATTATTGAGGCAAGTGAAGAGCCTGGTATACTTTCAACCCATATTCATGCGGCAGGCTCATACGGCGATCTATTAGCTATAGGCAACCCAACCCGTGGGGATGAGTTATCTATCCATGAAAACTGGGGGACTATGAAGGGCAACGAAGTATTCAGAGTGGCGGTAACCAAATTGAGTGAAGTCGTCGAAGAAACATTAGCGGCGAACAATATGCAAAAGTCCGAGTTAGACTGGCTTGTTCCTCATCAAGCTAATTTCCGCATTATAAAAGCAACCGCCAAAAAATTAGACATGTCTCTTGACCAAGTTGTGCTGACCTTAGAGCGGTATGGCAATACTTCAGCGGCAACCGTACCTACAGCACTGGATGAAGCGATCAGAGACGGACGTATCAAACGTGGTCAAAACTTATTGCTAGAAGCATTCGGTGGTGGTTTCGCTTGGGCGTCAGCCTTGGTGCGTTATTAA
- the rfbB gene encoding dTDP-glucose 4,6-dehydratase, translating to MKILVTGGAGFIGSAVVRHLLKNTQDNVINVDALTYAGNTESIPDELQGGRYTFEQVDICDAAEMKRVFETHQPDAVMHLAAESHVDRSIDGPGAFIQTNVVGTYTLLDAAREYWQNLTKERKAQFLFHHISTDEVYGDLPHPDELPSGSELPLFTEDTPYAPSSPYSASKASSDHLVRSWQRTYGLPTVITNCSNNYGPYHFPEKLVPHIILNALAGKPLPVYGDGSQIRDWLFVEDHARALCLVVKSGRVGETFNIGGHNEKRNLDVVRTICALLDELAPEQRAADISAYADLITFVKDRPGHDARYAIDATLIQKELGWSPEEDFVSGMRKTVQWYLSNESWWQRVLTGKYKLGRLGEGE from the coding sequence ATGAAGATACTTGTAACCGGTGGAGCGGGATTTATCGGCAGCGCTGTCGTGAGGCACTTATTAAAGAACACACAAGACAATGTGATCAATGTGGATGCGTTAACATACGCAGGGAATACTGAGTCAATCCCTGATGAGCTGCAAGGCGGCAGGTATACGTTTGAGCAGGTAGATATCTGTGATGCCGCAGAAATGAAGCGCGTGTTTGAGACCCATCAACCTGATGCGGTCATGCATTTAGCAGCAGAATCTCATGTTGATCGCTCAATCGATGGACCCGGCGCGTTTATTCAAACCAATGTGGTAGGCACCTATACGTTACTGGATGCTGCACGGGAATATTGGCAGAATCTAACAAAAGAGCGCAAAGCACAATTTCTCTTTCATCATATCTCAACAGATGAAGTATACGGTGACTTACCTCACCCTGATGAGTTGCCCTCTGGCAGTGAATTACCCTTATTTACCGAAGATACACCTTACGCACCAAGTTCTCCTTACTCTGCGAGTAAAGCCAGTTCCGATCATTTAGTCAGAAGTTGGCAACGTACCTATGGGCTGCCCACCGTCATCACGAATTGTTCAAACAATTATGGCCCTTACCATTTCCCTGAAAAATTAGTGCCGCATATTATTCTAAATGCTCTAGCAGGAAAGCCGCTACCTGTGTATGGAGACGGTAGTCAAATTCGTGATTGGTTATTTGTTGAAGACCATGCTAGAGCACTATGCCTTGTTGTGAAATCAGGTAGAGTCGGTGAAACCTTCAATATTGGAGGTCATAATGAAAAGCGGAATTTGGATGTGGTGCGGACCATTTGTGCATTATTAGATGAATTAGCCCCAGAGCAAAGAGCAGCTGATATTTCAGCCTATGCAGATTTAATTACGTTTGTTAAAGACCGACCTGGGCATGATGCACGTTATGCTATAGACGCTACTCTTATTCAAAAAGAGTTAGGCTGGTCACCAGAGGAAGATTTTGTATCAGGCATGCGTAAAACCGTTCAGTGGTATCTTTCTAATGAGTCTTGGTGGCAACGCGTTCTGACAGGGAAGTATAAATTAGGCCGTTTAGGCGAAGGAGAATAA
- the fabD gene encoding ACP S-malonyltransferase translates to MSKRAWVFPGQGSQTVGMLKDLAANHPQVEETFSRASNVLGYDLWDVVQNDSAQTLGQTQVTQPALLAASFAIFQVLKAQSVNMPHYLAGHSLGEYSALVCAGVLSFEDGIKLVEARGQFMQQAVPEGVGAMYAIIGLDDAKVIQACKQAQDDTQQIVSAVNFNSPGQIVIAGNTAVADKAAELCKEAGAKRALPLAVSVPSHCALMKPAADKLAELFDSVQFKSPEIGVVNNVDVAIESDVEKIKSALLRQLYSPVRWTETVQKLASLGVSQIHEIGPGKVLTGLIKRIDKSLNCEAVNSAETVSIIQ, encoded by the coding sequence ATGTCAAAACGCGCGTGGGTGTTCCCAGGTCAGGGGTCACAAACAGTGGGTATGTTGAAAGACTTAGCGGCAAATCATCCGCAAGTAGAAGAAACATTTAGCCGCGCAAGTAACGTATTAGGTTATGATCTTTGGGATGTTGTGCAAAATGATAGTGCTCAAACATTAGGACAAACGCAGGTAACTCAGCCCGCTTTGTTAGCAGCCAGTTTCGCGATATTCCAAGTACTAAAGGCGCAAAGTGTTAACATGCCACATTACTTAGCAGGTCATAGTTTAGGAGAATATTCTGCTTTGGTATGTGCGGGTGTTTTGTCATTTGAAGACGGTATTAAATTGGTTGAAGCACGTGGTCAATTTATGCAACAGGCTGTACCTGAAGGGGTAGGGGCGATGTATGCAATTATCGGGCTTGATGACGCAAAAGTGATACAGGCATGTAAACAGGCTCAAGATGATACGCAACAAATCGTGTCAGCAGTTAACTTTAACTCTCCTGGTCAGATTGTAATTGCTGGTAATACCGCCGTTGCAGATAAAGCCGCAGAGCTGTGTAAAGAAGCTGGCGCGAAGCGGGCGCTGCCATTAGCAGTAAGTGTTCCATCGCATTGTGCCTTAATGAAGCCCGCGGCCGACAAACTGGCCGAGTTGTTTGACTCTGTACAGTTTAAATCACCGGAAATTGGGGTTGTCAACAATGTCGACGTTGCTATTGAATCTGACGTTGAAAAAATAAAATCTGCGCTTTTACGTCAGTTATACAGCCCTGTGCGCTGGACAGAGACAGTGCAGAAACTGGCATCTTTAGGCGTGAGCCAAATTCATGAAATCGGTCCGGGGAAAGTATTAACTGGATTGATTAAACGCATTGATAAATCGTTAAACTGCGAGGCGGTAAATAGCGCTGAAACAGTCTCCATTATTCAATAA
- the rluC gene encoding 23S rRNA pseudouridine(955/2504/2580) synthase RluC, which translates to MITDTTFQKVQFIEIEPDLEGQRIDNFLRTLLKGVPKSLIYRIVRKGEIRVNKKRVKPEYKLQAHDQIRIPPIRVSEPNEAPSTKLDKVASLESHILFEDDLLIVLNKPSGMAVHGGSGLSFGVIEALRALRPQARFLELVHRLDRDTSGCLVIAKKRSALKNLHEQLRDKKMDKRYQALVVGEWPENRYKVNAPLLKNILKSGERLVSVDSEGKPSETRFRVLDRYIGATLVEASPITGRTHQIRVHCLHAGHPIACDDKYGDAEFTEMLHKKGLKRLFLHAYSLAFIHPKTEDRVSFQAPLDQQLTKALSALEARN; encoded by the coding sequence ATGATTACAGATACCACATTCCAGAAAGTTCAATTTATTGAAATAGAGCCAGACCTTGAAGGTCAGCGCATCGATAACTTTTTACGTACCCTATTAAAAGGGGTGCCTAAAAGCCTGATATATCGCATCGTGCGTAAGGGCGAAATAAGAGTAAATAAGAAGCGGGTGAAGCCTGAATATAAACTCCAAGCGCATGACCAAATACGCATTCCTCCTATTCGTGTCTCAGAGCCTAACGAGGCTCCGTCGACTAAATTAGATAAAGTGGCATCACTTGAGTCGCATATTCTGTTCGAAGACGATTTGCTCATCGTGCTAAACAAACCTTCTGGCATGGCTGTCCATGGTGGTAGTGGTTTGAGTTTTGGAGTCATTGAAGCACTTCGAGCTCTGCGCCCTCAAGCACGATTTCTAGAATTAGTTCATCGCTTAGACAGGGACACATCCGGTTGTTTGGTCATTGCTAAAAAGCGCTCTGCTCTTAAAAATTTACACGAGCAACTACGCGATAAAAAAATGGACAAGCGTTATCAAGCGTTAGTTGTTGGTGAATGGCCAGAAAATCGATATAAAGTTAATGCCCCCTTATTAAAAAATATTTTAAAGTCGGGTGAGCGTTTAGTGTCTGTTGACAGTGAAGGAAAGCCCTCTGAAACACGCTTTCGTGTATTAGATAGATATATCGGCGCAACGTTAGTAGAAGCGTCACCCATTACAGGTCGAACGCACCAAATTCGTGTGCATTGCTTACATGCTGGTCATCCCATTGCCTGTGATGATAAGTACGGTGATGCTGAGTTTACCGAGATGTTGCATAAAAAAGGATTGAAGCGTTTGTTTTTGCATGCATATTCTTTGGCTTTTATTCATCCTAAAACAGAGGATAGGGTAAGTTTTCAAGCGCCACTTGATCAACAATTAACCAAGGCGTTAAGTGCGTTAGAAGCGCGTAATTAA
- the plsX gene encoding phosphate acyltransferase PlsX, producing the protein MRHLTLALDIMGGDNGPHIILSAALKALNEFPQLNFIFCGDEGVITSWLKQHSSILSNRYSIVHCDQQVLMDDNPVTALRHKKDSSMACAIKHVKNGQADACVSAGNTGALLAIACSQLKTLSGVNRPALVSSLPTAKGQKAYLLDLGATVQSDAQTLLQNAVMGSVLAQEIGGIKRPKVAILNVGEEQIKGPASIKQAGRLLADSEHINYIGFVEGDDIFNDIADVIVTDGFSGNIALKSCEGLVKLLIEQIKRDARRNFLSKIMAKLAMPLLRRLYLRVNPDQYNGASLIGLRGIVVKSHGNASDEAFLYAIREAVQEASRQVPTKIKDKIENLLMERS; encoded by the coding sequence TTGCGTCATCTAACCTTAGCGTTAGATATTATGGGGGGCGATAACGGCCCCCATATTATTCTATCCGCCGCTCTAAAAGCACTGAATGAATTCCCTCAACTTAATTTCATCTTTTGCGGTGATGAAGGTGTTATTACATCTTGGTTAAAGCAACACTCATCTATTTTATCTAATCGTTATTCCATTGTTCATTGTGACCAACAGGTTTTGATGGACGACAATCCGGTTACAGCCCTTAGACACAAGAAAGATTCCTCTATGGCCTGTGCGATAAAGCACGTAAAAAATGGTCAGGCAGATGCTTGTGTTAGTGCAGGCAATACAGGAGCTTTGCTCGCAATAGCATGCTCACAGCTTAAGACGCTTTCAGGGGTAAATCGCCCGGCGTTAGTGTCTAGTTTACCCACAGCTAAAGGTCAAAAGGCGTATTTATTAGATTTAGGCGCAACCGTCCAAAGCGATGCGCAGACCTTGCTACAAAACGCGGTGATGGGGTCTGTGTTAGCGCAAGAAATCGGTGGCATTAAACGGCCTAAGGTGGCTATTTTAAATGTAGGTGAGGAGCAAATTAAAGGCCCGGCTAGCATCAAACAAGCAGGTCGCTTATTAGCCGACAGTGAGCACATCAATTATATCGGTTTTGTTGAAGGTGATGATATATTCAACGATATAGCAGATGTAATTGTAACGGACGGTTTCTCAGGAAATATTGCCCTGAAATCATGTGAAGGGTTAGTTAAACTACTGATAGAACAAATAAAACGTGACGCCAGACGGAACTTTTTGAGTAAAATCATGGCGAAATTGGCCATGCCTTTATTACGTCGGCTTTATTTACGAGTGAACCCCGACCAGTATAACGGTGCGAGTCTGATAGGATTGCGCGGAATTGTGGTCAAGAGCCACGGAAATGCCTCTGATGAGGCTTTTTTGTATGCGATCCGCGAAGCGGTTCAAGAAGCTAGTAGGCAAGTTCCCACAAAAATTAAAGATAAGATAGAAAACCTCTTGATGGAGCGCTCTTAA
- the rfbA gene encoding glucose-1-phosphate thymidylyltransferase RfbA — translation MMANHMTHYKGIILAGGSGSRLHPITQGTSKQLLPIYDKPMIYYPLSVLMLAGIREVMIITTPEDKENFQRLLGDGSHFGVEIEYAVQPSPDGLAQAFIIAEEFIGDANVSLVLGDNIFYGQHFSDKLKDATKVTKGATVFGYHVTDPERFGVVEFDKNKKAVSIEEKPLAPKSQYAVTGLYFYDNDVIDIAKNIQPSHRGELEITDVNLAYLHRGDLNVSLLGRGFAWLDTGTHDSLLDAGQFVQTVEHRQGLKVACLEEIAYRNKWISKEQLLVQGNSLAKTGYGHYLLNVANGYE, via the coding sequence ATGATGGCGAACCATATGACTCACTATAAAGGTATCATTTTAGCGGGAGGTTCTGGTTCTCGTTTACATCCCATTACTCAGGGGACATCAAAGCAATTACTGCCTATTTACGATAAGCCTATGATTTACTATCCGCTTTCAGTACTGATGCTCGCGGGTATTCGTGAAGTAATGATTATCACCACGCCAGAAGATAAAGAAAACTTTCAACGTTTATTAGGCGACGGTAGCCATTTTGGTGTTGAGATTGAGTACGCAGTACAACCAAGCCCTGATGGACTTGCGCAAGCTTTTATTATTGCCGAAGAGTTTATCGGTGACGCGAATGTGAGTTTAGTGTTAGGAGATAACATATTTTACGGTCAGCACTTTTCCGATAAGTTAAAAGATGCGACCAAAGTGACAAAAGGCGCTACCGTTTTTGGCTATCACGTTACCGATCCAGAGCGCTTTGGTGTGGTTGAGTTCGATAAAAATAAAAAAGCCGTCAGTATTGAAGAGAAGCCTCTTGCTCCTAAATCTCAGTATGCGGTAACAGGTCTGTACTTTTACGATAATGATGTCATAGACATTGCAAAAAATATTCAACCGTCTCACCGAGGGGAATTGGAAATTACCGACGTCAATTTGGCCTATTTACATCGGGGCGATCTTAATGTTTCGTTATTGGGACGCGGATTTGCTTGGCTCGATACGGGTACCCATGATTCTTTATTAGATGCAGGTCAATTTGTACAAACTGTTGAGCACCGCCAAGGCCTTAAAGTGGCGTGTTTAGAAGAAATTGCCTATCGCAACAAATGGATAAGCAAAGAGCAATTATTAGTTCAGGGTAACAGTCTCGCTAAAACCGGATACGGACATTATTTATTGAACGTGGCCAACGGTTACGAATAA
- a CDS encoding Maf family protein, with protein MKLILASTSPYRRTVLEKLCIPFSCAAPNIDESPSKDETATELVQRLAAEKAQSVAKTHKGLIIGSDQVAFAKGMILGKPGNKTKAIEQLKMLSTETVTFYTGLSLLDSDTGRQQTVVETFDVTFKALSLAQINRYLDLETPYDCAGSFKSEGLGIALFSSLQGRDPNSLIGLPLIALIELLAVFGLDVFDYMQPA; from the coding sequence ATGAAACTAATTCTTGCATCCACCTCACCGTATCGAAGAACTGTTCTCGAGAAACTATGTATTCCCTTTTCATGTGCTGCGCCAAACATAGATGAAAGCCCGAGCAAAGATGAAACCGCTACTGAGTTAGTGCAGCGATTAGCGGCAGAAAAAGCCCAGTCAGTAGCCAAGACTCATAAAGGTCTTATTATCGGCTCAGATCAAGTGGCCTTTGCGAAAGGAATGATTCTAGGAAAACCCGGAAATAAGACCAAGGCAATTGAGCAGCTTAAAATGTTAAGCACTGAAACCGTCACGTTTTACACGGGCTTGTCTTTATTGGATAGTGACACTGGGCGTCAGCAAACTGTGGTGGAAACGTTTGATGTAACCTTTAAAGCGCTTAGCTTGGCGCAAATTAATCGATACCTCGATCTTGAAACACCTTATGATTGCGCCGGTAGCTTTAAAAGCGAAGGGCTGGGTATCGCCTTATTTTCCTCATTACAAGGGCGGGATCCAAATTCGCTCATTGGACTTCCTCTTATTGCACTGATAGAACTTTTGGCAGTATTCGGCCTTGATGTATTTGATTATATGCAGCCTGCCTAA
- the fabG gene encoding 3-oxoacyl-ACP reductase FabG, whose amino-acid sequence MSGFDGKIALVTGASRGIGKAIAQQLVADGATVIGTATSENGAAAISEYLADNGKGMVLNVSQPESMTALLSDIAAQFGVIDILVNNAGITRDNLLMRMKDDEWQDIINTNLTSVFNMSKAVLRGMMKKRCGRIINIGSVVGSAGNAGQANYAAAKAGVIGFSKSMAREVASRGITVNVVAPGFIDTDMTKALNDDQREAIFKDIPANRLGSVQEVAAAVGFLASNSAAYITGETLHVNGGMYMG is encoded by the coding sequence ATGTCTGGATTCGACGGAAAAATAGCCCTAGTTACGGGCGCTAGCCGAGGAATTGGTAAAGCCATTGCTCAACAGTTAGTCGCTGATGGCGCGACGGTTATTGGTACAGCAACGTCAGAAAACGGCGCTGCGGCCATTAGCGAATATTTGGCCGACAATGGTAAAGGCATGGTGCTTAACGTATCACAGCCAGAGTCCATGACTGCTTTGTTGTCTGATATCGCGGCGCAATTTGGCGTGATTGATATCTTAGTTAATAATGCCGGAATCACCCGTGATAACTTGCTTATGCGTATGAAAGACGATGAGTGGCAAGATATTATTAACACTAACCTCACGTCAGTGTTTAATATGTCAAAAGCAGTTTTACGTGGCATGATGAAAAAACGTTGTGGTAGAATCATTAATATTGGTTCCGTGGTTGGTAGCGCAGGTAATGCAGGCCAAGCAAATTATGCTGCGGCTAAAGCTGGTGTTATTGGCTTTAGTAAGTCGATGGCGCGTGAAGTTGCTTCAAGAGGGATCACAGTGAATGTGGTTGCTCCAGGTTTTATCGATACTGATATGACTAAGGCACTGAATGACGACCAACGAGAAGCCATTTTTAAAGATATTCCAGCGAATCGCTTAGGCTCTGTTCAAGAAGTAGCTGCAGCGGTTGGCTTTTTAGCTAGTAATAGCGCTGCTTACATAACGGGTGAAACCCTGCATGTAAATGGTGGAATGTATATGGGGTAG
- the rpmF gene encoding 50S ribosomal protein L32, producing the protein MAVQKNRKTRSKRGMRRSHDALGTATMSVDSTSGETHVRHHVTADGYYKGKKVLSL; encoded by the coding sequence ATGGCAGTACAAAAGAATCGTAAAACTCGTTCTAAGCGTGGCATGCGTCGTTCGCATGATGCGTTGGGAACTGCGACTATGTCTGTAGATTCAACATCAGGTGAGACGCACGTTCGTCATCACGTTACAGCTGATGGTTACTACAAAGGCAAAAAAGTTCTCTCATTATAA
- the rfbC gene encoding dTDP-4-dehydrorhamnose 3,5-epimerase produces MQISQTPLNDVLIFEPKVFGDERGFFMETFRADLFTETTGVESLVQDNHSKSRQGILRGLHYQLEHTQGKLVRVTQGSVYDVVVDLRQSSSTFGQSFGLKLSAQNNKQLWVPAGFAHGFYVTSDTAEFVYKCSDYYHPQSEVSILWNDPELGIEWPLVNGDAPALSEKDNVGCLFKDAPKFD; encoded by the coding sequence ATGCAAATTAGCCAAACGCCACTTAATGACGTATTGATATTTGAGCCCAAAGTTTTTGGCGATGAACGGGGCTTTTTTATGGAGACCTTTCGCGCTGATCTTTTTACCGAAACAACGGGTGTTGAGTCACTGGTTCAAGATAATCATAGTAAATCCCGTCAAGGGATATTACGCGGCTTGCACTATCAGCTAGAACACACTCAAGGGAAGTTAGTTCGAGTGACACAAGGCAGTGTTTATGACGTTGTTGTGGATTTACGTCAATCGTCTTCCACCTTTGGCCAATCATTTGGACTCAAATTGTCCGCACAGAACAATAAACAGTTATGGGTACCCGCTGGTTTTGCCCATGGTTTTTATGTGACCAGTGATACCGCCGAGTTTGTTTACAAGTGTAGCGATTATTATCATCCTCAATCCGAGGTATCTATTTTGTGGAATGACCCTGAATTGGGTATCGAATGGCCCCTGGTAAATGGTGATGCTCCTGCATTATCAGAAAAGGACAACGTTGGCTGCTTATTTAAAGATGCACCGAAATTCGACTAG
- the acpP gene encoding acyl carrier protein, translating into MSDIEERVKKIIIEQLGVKEEEVKSEASFVDDLGADSLDTVELVMALEEEFDTEIPDEEAEKITTVQSAIDYVNAHKDA; encoded by the coding sequence ATGAGTGACATCGAAGAACGCGTTAAAAAAATCATTATTGAACAACTTGGTGTTAAAGAAGAAGAAGTGAAATCAGAAGCCTCGTTTGTTGATGATTTAGGTGCGGATTCTCTAGACACAGTTGAATTGGTTATGGCTTTAGAAGAGGAATTCGATACTGAAATTCCTGACGAAGAAGCAGAAAAAATTACTACAGTTCAATCTGCGATTGACTACGTTAACGCTCACAAAGACGCGTAA
- the rfbD gene encoding dTDP-4-dehydrorhamnose reductase, whose amino-acid sequence MKVLIIGKNGQLGWELGHRAPETGIDVFAYGSSELDITQSGEIAKVFKSIKPDVAINCAAYTAVDKAESDKENAFLVNETGAINVAYACKEIGARLLHVSTDFVFDGTKHSPYTVTDTPNPLGVYGASKLAGELGVQNALPEAVIVRTAWVYSTHGNNFVKTMLRLMQEKPQLGIVSDQIGTPTYAAGLADWLWSVVNQGDIKGMYHWTDAGVASWYDFAVAIQELAIEKGLLSKAIPILPIYATQYPTPAKRPAYSVIDKTTAENDTGIQTIHWRKQLSSMLEQLK is encoded by the coding sequence GTGAAAGTACTTATTATCGGTAAAAATGGTCAATTAGGTTGGGAACTGGGCCATCGCGCACCAGAGACTGGCATTGACGTCTTTGCTTATGGCAGTAGTGAGCTTGATATCACCCAGTCAGGCGAAATCGCGAAAGTCTTCAAGTCTATAAAACCAGACGTTGCTATTAACTGTGCGGCCTATACCGCTGTCGATAAAGCTGAATCAGATAAAGAAAACGCTTTTTTAGTCAATGAAACTGGCGCAATAAATGTCGCCTATGCGTGTAAAGAAATTGGTGCTCGTTTACTTCACGTATCGACGGATTTCGTTTTTGATGGCACTAAACATTCCCCTTACACAGTGACTGACACGCCCAACCCACTTGGTGTATACGGGGCTTCAAAGCTAGCGGGTGAGTTAGGTGTACAAAATGCGTTGCCAGAGGCGGTGATCGTGAGAACGGCATGGGTCTATTCAACTCATGGTAACAATTTCGTGAAAACCATGCTGCGCTTGATGCAAGAAAAGCCGCAACTGGGTATTGTGTCTGATCAAATAGGCACGCCCACGTACGCGGCAGGGTTAGCAGACTGGCTTTGGTCTGTAGTGAACCAAGGTGACATTAAAGGTATGTATCATTGGACTGATGCAGGGGTGGCCAGTTGGTATGATTTTGCTGTGGCGATTCAAGAACTGGCGATAGAAAAAGGATTACTGAGTAAGGCTATTCCTATTCTTCCAATCTACGCGACGCAATATCCAACGCCGGCAAAACGCCCAGCATATTCTGTTATCGATAAAACTACTGCCGAAAATGATACAGGTATACAAACAATTCATTGGCGTAAACAGCTGTCTAGCATGTTAGAGCAACTCAAGTAG
- the yceD gene encoding 23S rRNA accumulation protein YceD: MQKVKLPKQLDPIKSATKRSEYQGVMLTADMPRLLSTVAGVDDEVDIEVKFLKDEQGLSYFEGHLHCETSLVCQRCNGVFTHPLDVSFCFSPVQGHEDEKADELPDIYDPVEVNDHGEVNLLQVFEDEMIISLPIVALHAEEDCDIKAEDMTFGKIEPVDERPNPFAVLKELKRD; encoded by the coding sequence ATGCAGAAAGTAAAATTACCTAAACAACTCGATCCAATCAAAAGTGCAACAAAACGCTCTGAATATCAGGGGGTAATGTTAACCGCTGATATGCCGAGATTGCTAAGTACAGTTGCTGGCGTAGACGATGAAGTTGATATCGAAGTGAAGTTTTTGAAAGACGAGCAGGGTCTTTCCTATTTCGAAGGTCATCTCCATTGTGAAACATCACTTGTCTGTCAAAGATGTAATGGTGTTTTTACTCATCCTTTAGATGTGTCTTTTTGTTTTAGTCCTGTGCAGGGGCATGAAGATGAAAAGGCCGATGAGTTACCGGATATTTACGACCCGGTAGAGGTCAATGACCACGGAGAAGTCAATTTACTTCAAGTTTTTGAAGACGAGATGATCATCTCTTTGCCTATTGTTGCCCTTCATGCAGAGGAGGATTGTGACATTAAAGCAGAGGACATGACGTTCGGAAAAATTGAACCGGTCGATGAACGTCCAAACCCGTTCGCGGTTTTGAAAGAACTTAAGCGAGACTAG